From the Gemmatimonadota bacterium genome, the window ATCCTCTGGAAGGACCAGGAGAAGGCGGCCGCCCGCAAGGCCGATTGCGCCGAGGCCCTGCGGCTTTCGGCCACCGACCTGCTCCAGTTCGGCGTCATCGACGAAATCGTGCCCGAACCCTTCGGGGGCGCGCACCGCGACCACGAATCGGCCATTGCGAACGTCAGAAAATCCATCCTCAAGGCGTTGCACGAGGCGGGCACACAGTCCGTCGAGGAACGCCTGGAAGCCCGGCTGGAAAAGTACAGCAGCATGGGCGCCTTCGATGTAGTACCTGCCGCGGACGACCCGTCGTAAGCCGGAACCCGGGAGCGGGATCCTTGCTAAAGGCCATCACAGGCGGCGCGATCATCAACGGGAAGGGCGCGGCGCCCATTCCCGACGGGCTGATCCTCGTGGACGGCAACCGGATCCAGGCCGTCGGTTCCCGCGACAGCCTTTCCATTCCCGGAGACGCAGAGGTCGTCGACCTCGGCACGGCCACATTGCTTCCCGGCCTTATCGATACCCACGTACATCTCGTCATGAACGCACGGGAGGACTGCGTCACCTCCCTGGCGCACAAGAGCGCCGTGGAGTCCGTGGTCGAGGCCGCCGGGAACGCCCGACGGGCCTTGCGGGGAGGGGTGACGACCGTTCGGGACTGCGCCGACGTGTTCGGCGTGACGCTGACCCTGAAGCGGGCCATCGACGGGGGTCACCTGGACGGCCCGCGCATACTCGCCTGCGGCCTGCCCATTACCACGACGGCGGGGCACCTTAACTACATGGGGATCAGCGCGGACAGCACGGAGGAGGTGCTGAAGGCCGTGCGTACGGTGGTCTCCATGGGCGTGGACTGGGTCAAGGTCTGTGCCACCGGCGGGGGGCTGACGCCGGACAGCAACGTGCGACGCGCCCAGTATTCGGCGGAGACCCTGACGGCCCTCGTCCGGGACGCCCATCGCCTGGGCAGGAGAGTCGCCGCCCACGCTCACGGGACCGAAGGTATTCTGAACTGCGCCATAGCGGGCACCGACAGCATTGAGCACTGCTCCTGGATGGGGGAGGAAGATGGACACCGATACGATGAGGCGGCGGTCGACCTGATGCTGAAGAAGGGCCTTTACGTCAGCCACACCATCACCGGGCCGAGGACCGGTTCTTCCGAGGAAGTGGAAGCGTTGATGAACAGCGAGTACGGCGAACGATACGCCTTGCTGCGGCGGACGCTGGAGGAAGGCGTCCGCATGGTCATCTCCAGCGACGCAGGCGTCCCGGACACGCGTTTCGAGGATTTCGCCGGAAGCCTCGTCATCGCCGTCAAGTGCTGCGGCTTCTCTCCCATGGGCGCCATCATCGCTTCCACCAGCCGGGCCGCCGAGATGCTGGGGATGGGAGACCAGGTCGGATCCCTGGAACCCGGCAGGCTTGCGGATATCCTTGCGGTCGATGGAGATCCGCTGCAGGACATCAGCGCCATCTGCCGGATCGCCGGCGTGTTCAAGGACGGCCGCAGGTTCGTTTGAACCGAAAAAGCTTCCTCAGGCTACGTGTAGAACGTCCTATGGTATACACGACATTACCATTTCGAGCCTTCTTCATCGTGGATCTGATCGGGCAGCCTGTACGTCAGGCCGGCTTCGTTGTAAGCCGATGCCTTGAGAAGCGTCGCGAAATCAGAAGGAGGTGCACGGCGAAGCCATGCTCCCATCCGCTTAACAAACTGGTCCAGTCTGTACCATACCAGCGATAACGGCATTCTGTTCGCAGGGAATTTCAGGTTGTCTGCAAGGTGTTTTCCAATAAGCGCGCGGGAAACGGGGTAGATAACCTTCTTCACCAGATTCCGCCGCTCCTGCGTGTCTTTGATGCCGGCGACCAGCGGGGCGGAGTTTATCAGCGCATTTGCCATGAGGATAGCGTCCTGGCCGGGAGAAGGTTCGCAGATCGAACCGATCCGGTATATCTGATTGGCATGTTGCTCGTCGCTGAATAGGATGGTTTCGGGAATACCCATGAGATAGCCCGCGTACCGCCAGACATCATGGAAACTGGCTCGTTCGTCGATGCGAAAGTGAGCCCCCAGTGACTCGGAGTGTTTTACGGTGCGCGTGGCGAAGCAAACTACGGCGTAGCCCAGGTGGGCTGCGCTGATCGGACATCCCAAGGCCCCTTGGTTCCAATTGTCCGACTTGCTCAGCAGGTACCGGACCTGGGCATGTACGAATCGTATGCGTACGGACAGTTTCCACCCGTCGCCGTACCGTCGCAGTCCCCCGGGAAAGAAAATCTCCATCTGATGCCTGTTGTTCTGCTTGAGGCGCCAGACTCCGTTGTTGAATATCCGTCCGGTTTGCACGAAAGAGGTGCTTATCAGTGTCGAGAATCCGTCGATCAACACGCCGGTGACGAAGGCTGAAAGGATTCTGACCGCGTTTCTCTGGAAGGCGCGTATGCCCGGCATGAAGGCTTCGTGATCCAGCCATTCCGGATCGGGCTGCGGCGCGTCGAAAAAAAAGTCCCTAAGCGATTGCGGCGCGGTCCGCAATCCGTCCGGATCCTCTTCCATACCGGCGCGTATGAACTTGTGCACCTGTTGTTGCGGAATCGACACCAGGTCTTCCACCACAGCATCCATGACCGGATCGCCAACAAGCGTGTGCGCTACATAGTTGTCCGCGGTCTCAACATCTACCGCGTAAGCTTGTCTGTAACCGGGGCGGTATGCTTCGGGTATGCTCATGTGCCGGTCGGTTGTATTCGGAGGTGGCCACTGAACCTCACCAATGTGAGAATGAGATTAAGAAACAAATCAATAACAGGAATGGTGTGTCCTCTTCCAAGAAGAAAACACAAATAGATATGATAATTATGTGGTTTTACTGTTTTTTTTGTGATTATTTGTGATGAGGGCTGGCACTTCGGTGTTATTGTGCGGTAGGCCGACGGTTCGCGTGAACAGAGAGCGCACCTGGCGGACGTTGCAGGAATTACACATTCGTGCGGGGTTTCAACGCGTCCGGTCTGCGGTGATACCTACGCGAGCGTACGGGGCTTGAGCACCTTCTGGCTGCGTTGGTACCTACGCGAGCGTACGAGGCTTGAGCACCCTCTGACTGCTGAACCTTTCCAATCCGAACAGGTTCGTGTCGACGGGCGGCGTTTCATCGAACAGCCGGGCAGCCAGGATCTCGCCCAGTACCGGGCCGAACTTGAACCCGTGGCCCGAAAAACCCGCCGCCAGAACCACGTTCGCATAATCGGGATGGCGGTCCAGGATGAAGTGGAAGTCCGCCGAATTGGTGTACAGGCAGTGTTTCACCGCGACGGGATCCCGCGACAGGTGGGGACATCTGCGTCCGATGAATGCCCGCACTGCTTCAAGATTGGCGTCGTCCACCTCTACGGGGTCGTCCGCCTTGACGACCCGGCCGGTTCGGTGGCAGCCGGCCTTGACGCCCGGTACCCGCACCTGGGGCACGCAATAGAAGGGATCGGAGGTGTGGTAGTCGATCACGTTGGGCATGGCGCCCGCCTCATGCGGGACCGGACCGGCCTGTGGAAAGTAGGCCAGCAGTTCCCGCGTCACGACGAGATCGACATCGATCCCCAGCGCGTTCAGCCACCGGTCCGTCCAGCTGCCGGTTGCCAGCACGAGAAAGGTACCTGACCAGGATCGTCCGTCCGCCGCCGTGACCTCGACGCGCTCTTCGGCCGGGACGATCGAAGCGACTTCCGTCTCCGTCAGGGCGTCCACGCCGTCTTCCACGACGCAGTCCCACAGGTTCCGTACCACCTCGTCGGCGAAAAGCACGGCGCTGTCGGGTTGGTAGATGGCTTCACTGTGCGGTGGCAGGCTTAGCTGGGGAAAACGGTGCGCGAAGTTGGCACGGGCCAGTCGTTCAAAGGGGAGTCCGCATTCCCGCAGACGGGTTTCAAGGGTCTCCAGCACCGCCGCGCCGGCGGGCGCCAGGTTGCAGATGCCGGTCCGTTTGAACACCGGCCTTCCCAGGCGTTTCGCGAGATCCTCCCAGGCCCGGAAGGCGCGCGCCGCCATTTCGACGTACCCGTTCTCTTCGTAATCGAAACGGATCATCCGGCTGTCGCCGTGCGAACTGCCGTGTTCATGGACGGGTGCGTATCGCTCGAGCAGGAGGACACTCAGCCCGCGGCGGGCCAGCACATAGGCCGTCGAGACGCCGACGATGCCGCCGCCGACCACGATCGCGTCGTAATGCGCGGACTTTGCGGACCGTGGACTCACGACAGGCCCCGTGTCGCGCGGAGCAGGGTCTCCTGCACGAGCAGCTCGTGGGAAAGGGGCCGGTCCGGCGGCTGTTCACCGGAGATGGTCTTCAGGAAGGAAACCAGTTCGAGGTCATACAGCGCCTGGCGGCTGCGGCCCACCACGGGTACACGGGATTCCCCCGCGGGATAGCCACCCGCGGCTTCGTTCAGCACCAGCCGGATTTCCGTGCCCGGTTCGAAGGGTTCGATGAGGATGGCGCTGCCCTCCGTTCCGTATACCTCGTACCGGCGGGCGGGCGGAGACGGTTCCATGGCGGCGATATCCACGGTGGCCATGGCGTGCTCGTATTCGAACACACCCAGGCCGTTGTCCGCAAAGGCGGGGACATCCCCGGTTTCGTTGCGCAGAAACGCGGTCACCCTGGACGGGCGCCCCAGGATCCAGACCACCTGGTCGAGCATGTGGCCGGCCAGGTCGTAGAATATGCCTCCCCGGTGGGCGCTGATCACTTCGCGGGATGAAACGGGGACGTTGGTCGACATGTGCGCCCGGATCGAAAACACGCTGCCCAGCATGCCCGACCGCGCCCAGTCGGCGATCTTGCGGAACCCGTCATGATACCGGAACATGTACCCCATCTGCACCTGCAGGCTCGCTTTCTCGGCCAGGCCAACCACCCCCTGCCAGGCCGGCCAGTCGTCGCCCGCGGGCTTGTCGTACCAGGCATGCTTGCCGGCGCGGACGATTTCCTCCGTCTGGGCCAGGCTCTCGTCGTTGCGGCCTTCCGAAGCCACGGCAGCGAGATCCGGATCACCCAGCATGTCCTCCACGCGGTCGAACCAACGAACGTCCGCATAGGGTCCGTCGGCATGCTCCAGGGCGGACCTTCGCCCTGCATCCGGCTCATAGACCCCGGCACACTCGACTTCGGGATGGGTCAACATGGATTGAAGCTTGCCGGCGGCATGCCCGTGACTTGTGCCGTACTGCGCCATGCGAATCGCCATTTTGGGTACCTCTGATTACGTGGAATCGTGTCGTTTCCGGTGTTTCCGGGAAGTAAACATCGGTCGTGTCATCGTCAAGCGAATTCGGGTGGACATCGTCCTTGACATCGGCCTTGACATCATACGCGGTTTCCGCTACGTTCGCTCCAATCTTTCCACGAACCGGGCGCCCGGCCATTAACGCAATAACAGGAAGCTGGCAGCGTGTCCCTGACCCAGGCGCAGATCGACAATTTCAGAACCGTGGGTTTTCTCAACGTCGGCCGTGTCTACACCGATGAAGAGGCGGACGCGTTGCGCGACCGCCTGATGACCGTCATGGCGGGCACATCCCGCGGCAAGGCCGAGGCGGTTCGGAACATAGCCGGCGAGGAACTGGAAGCGGAAAGAGACGTCGTCATACAGGTGGTCAATACCTGGCAGGCGGATGACGGGTTCAGGGTCCATCTCTATCACCCGGAGATCTGCCGCATGGCCTGCGAATTGATCGGTACCGACGTGCTCCGGGTGTGGCACGACCAGATCCAGTACAAGCCGCCCCGGCGCGGCGGGGCCACCGACTGGCACCAGGACCATCCCTACTGGCCAATCATCCAGCCGGCGGACCTGGTGAGCGCCTGGGTGGCGCTGGACGACGCCACCGTGGAGAACGGCTGCATGCGCATGGTGCCGCGCAGTCATCACTGGGGACCCCACAAGGGCGGTACGATCGGGACGAACGAAGACGGTTTCACCCCCGATCCCGACCGGTCCCTCATCCCGGATGGCGAGGAGGTGGAAATCGTCCCCTGCGAGGTGAAGAAGGGCGAGTGCATGTTCCACCACTGTCTAACCTGGCACGGCAGCCCTCCCAATCCGACCGATAATGGCCGGCCCGCCATCGCGGTGCATTACATGCCGGGATGGACCAGGTACGAGCCCTCCAGATCCCATATCATGGAACGTCGGGTCGACGTCGAACCCGGCGATCTGCTGACCGGCCATTACTTTCCCACCGTATGGGATCACGGCCCAGTCGAACCGCAGGCGCAATGGTCCGAGGAAGCTTCGAGCGGCGGACAACGGCGAGAAACGGGTTGAATCCGTGCCAGAAACAGCGGAAATAGCCAGCAACGTAAACACCGCTTCCCGCCCCGGCGCACTGCGTATCACCGACCTGCGCACCGTGACCATCGGCGCATCAACGATCATCAGGCTCGATACCAACCAGGACATCCACGGCCTCGGAGAGGTGCGGGACGGCGCCAGCAAGACCTACGCCCTGGCCCTCAAGTCGCGCATCCTGGGCGAGAACCCCTGCGACGTAGACCGGGTCTTCCGGAAGATCCGCCAGTTCGGCCACCACGCCAGGCAGGCCGGCGGTGTCTGCGCCATCGAGATGGCCCTCATGGACCTCGCGGGCAAGGCCTACGGCGTGCCGGCCTACCAGTTGGCGGGCGGCAAGTTCCGGGACCGCGTGCGTATCTACTGCGATACGACGTCAACCCCGAATGCCGAAGAGATGGGACGCCGCCTGAAGGAACGCATGGACCGGGGGTTCACCTTTCTGAAGATGGACGTGGGCATCGGCCTGCTGAAAAATACACCGGGTACCCTGTCGGCCCCTTCCGGGATGCTGGACACCCTGCACATCATGCATCCCTTCACGGGCATCCGGCTGACTGACAAGGGCATCGGCCTGCTGTCGGACTATGTGGCCGGGGTGCGCGACATCGTCGGATACGAGATCCCGCTGGCCGTCGACCACTTCGGACACATCGGCGTGGAGGACTGCATCCGCCTGGGCAAGGCGCTGGACCGGTACAACCTGGCCTGGTACGAGGACATGGTCCCGTGGCAGTTCACCGAGCAGTACGTCCGCCTGCGCGACGCCTGCGACACGCCGATCTGCACGGGCGAGGACATCTATCTTCGGGAAGGGTTCATGGACCTTTTCGAAAACCGGGCCATTTCGGTGTGCCATCCCGACCTGGCCACTTCCGGCGGCATACTGGAGACCAAGAAGATCGGCGATACGGCCCAGGAATACGGCATCCCCATGGCCCTGCACATGTCGGCCATGCCCGTCGCCCAGATGGCCAGCGTACACTGCGCCGCGGCCACGGAGAACTTCATCGCCCTGGAGCACCACCACGTGGACGTGCCCTGGTGGGACGACCTGGTGACCGGCCTGCCGAAACCGTCGGTCCAGGAGGGGTTCATGACGGTGCCGGACGCGCCGGGCCTGGGGATCGAACTGAACGAAGAGGCCATACGCGAGCACATCAGCGAGAAGGATCCCGGTTACTTCGAACCCACCGACGAGTGGAACGCTTTACGGTCTCACGACCGCCTGTGGAGTTGATCGTCCGATGGATGGAAGGAGTAAACGATGAACATTCCCGCTGTCCAGGCCGCGCCTGACCCCTTTGAACCCGAGCCTTACCTGGCGCTCACCGAAGCGCAGCGGCAACAATTCGACGAAGACGGCTTCATCCTGATCGAGGACGCCCTGTCGCCGGACCATGTCGACCGGTTGATCAGCGTCGTCGAAGAGCTTAACGAAAAACACCGCAAGTCGCATGGGACCGCTCAGGACGCCGCGTACCAGATCCGCAATGCCCTGACCCAACACGACGAGCTCTTCGCGTTGATCGAATATCCGAAGATCCTGCCGATGGTCGTGGACGTCATGGGCGTCAACATCCAGATCCGGACTTCTCACGTAGACGTCCGGCCGCCCATGAAAGACCACGTGGAGGGTGAGCTGGGGGCGGCGGGCGGATTCTTCCCCTGGCACTCCGACGCACCCAACTACGGCTACCCTATCACGAACGGCATCGTCCCTTTCTTGGAGGTCAAGGTCGGGTACTACCTCACCGATCTCACCGAGCACAACAGTGGCGCCATCTGCGTCGTGCGCGGCAGCCACCTCCGTTCGCCTGAACTAATTCACGATCCGGATTACCACATCGACCCGGCGGACATCGTCGAGGTGAACGTCCGTCCGGGGACCGCAATGGTCTGGCGCACGGCCCTTTGGCATTGCCTGACGCCCAACCTGTCCGACCATTCCCGGAAGTGCCTCTACTACGGTTACAATTACCGCTGGGCGCGACCCGGAGACTACGATCGGCAGGACGCGGAATTGCTTGCGCGATGCACGCCAGTCCAGCGCCAGCTGCTGGGGTCCAACACCACGGAGGACGGCGTGGTCTACCAGGACGGTGACCCAGCCCATCCGGCTTCCAGGTACTGGCGCCCGGAGCCCGGTGACGTACCCCTGGAAGCATGGGCGGAAAACCTGATGAAGAAGAAGAGGACCAGAGAATGGCGGCGATGGAAACGGAGGAATACCCTGCCCGACGGCGCGGTGGGATCGCCTGTAGTAGAAGGTTAACCGGGAAACCCGGAGTAAGCATGCGGCAGATAAGCTGTAGGCGAGGAATCAGGAGGCAGCCATGACCGAAGCGGAAATCTTCGAATTCGACCTGAATGGCGTCATCATATACCGTGACCTGTTGACCCCGGACCAGGTCGACCACATGAACGGGATTCTCGACGGTCATCTTACGGAAGAATCCTTTAATTTTCCTTTCCTGCACCTGGATCCAGTGTTCCTGGATGTCATGGCCCATCCGCGGACGCTGAACATCCTGAAGACGATGATCGGCGGCTGGCTGCGACTGGACCACGCCTACGGACTGCAGATGGATACGCGCTCCGAGGAACGCGGCGATATGAGGCCAAACCTTCACGGCGGACCGTTGGAAGACAACGGCGAGCACCACTACCAGTGGTTCAACGGAAAGATGTATAACGGGCTGACTGTCGTCATGTATGCCCTTAAGGACGTCAACCCCGGCGACGGCGGCTTTATCTGCGTTCCGGGAAGCCACAAGACCAACATGGACTTCAAGCCGCCGGCGGACTCGCATTTGGTCGTGAATCCGTCACTCAAGGCCGGTGATATGCTGATCTTCACGGAAGCGCTGGTCCACGGGACCGACACGTGGACCTCGCGTGACAAGCGGCGCTCACTGCTCTACAAATACTCGCCGGGACATTCCACGTGGGCGATCCCCGAGCGATGGGAAAAGTTGCAGGCGCTCGCCGCCAACGACCTGCAGCGTGACCTGCTCAGGGCACCCAGCATCGAGGGCCGAACGCCGGTGGAAATCCCGGATGCGTGAGGAGAAATCCATGACTGAAGCCGAAATCTTCGAATTCGACCTCAATGGATACATCGTCTACAAGGACATGCTGACCCGGGACCGGGTCGATTACCTGAACGGGATCCTGGACAGGCACCTTACTGACGAGACCCACGGATTCCAGTTTCTCACGCTCGATCCTGTATTCATGGAACTCATGGCCCATCCCCGCACGCTGCGGATCATCCGCACGATGATCGGGGAATGGATGCGGTTGGACCACGCTTACGGGCTGCAGATGGACCGACTTTCCGTCGAGCGAGGCCACGTGAAACCCAACTTGCACGGCGGGCTGAGACATGATCACGGCGAACACCAGTACCAGTGGTTCGATGGTAAGATGTACAACGGACTGATCGTGGTCATGTACGCCCTCGAGGACATCAACCCGGGCGACGGCGGACTCATCTGCGTGCCGGGAAGCCACAAGTCGAACTTCCGTTACCGACCGCCCGTGGATTCCCATCTCGTCGCGAACCCGTCCTTCATGGCGGGAGACATGCTCATCTTCACAGAAGCGCTGGTCCACGGCACCACCACGTGGACTTCCGATCGGCGGCGGCGCGCGCTGCTGTACAAGTATTCACCCGGGTATTCCGCCTGGGCTTCCGCCGACGGGCTGGACGACGCGCGCGACCTGGCCGCCAACGACCTGCAGCGCGACCTGCTCCGTCCGCCCAGCGTGGGCAGGCGGACACCCGTGGAGATCCCGGACGACTGAGAAAAATCCGTGCAGCCTGTCAGGAGACGCAAAATGAACGTGCGGGAAGAATACCGTTACAACCGGTTGACCTGGGAGGACATGAACGAGGCGATCGGCATGCAGAAGGTGGTGGTCCTGCCCACGGGTTCCACCGAGCAGCACGGCAAGCACCTGCCGCTGGACACGGACGCCTTTCTCGTCGAATCGGTCTGCCATGAACTGGGTCGGCGCATCCCCGACCGCGTCCTCGTCCTGCCCACGGTTTCCTTCGGGCTGAACCTGCACCACATCGACTTCCCGGGCACGATCCACATCGAGCCCGAGGTTTTCATCGCCTTCTGCCTGAACATCACCAAGAGCGTGGCCTACCACGGCTTCGAGAAGATCCTGATCGTAAACGGCCATGGCTCCAACGCACCGATGATCGACCTGATCGCCCGGAAGACGG encodes:
- a CDS encoding amidohydrolase family protein codes for the protein MLKAITGGAIINGKGAAPIPDGLILVDGNRIQAVGSRDSLSIPGDAEVVDLGTATLLPGLIDTHVHLVMNAREDCVTSLAHKSAVESVVEAAGNARRALRGGVTTVRDCADVFGVTLTLKRAIDGGHLDGPRILACGLPITTTAGHLNYMGISADSTEEVLKAVRTVVSMGVDWVKVCATGGGLTPDSNVRRAQYSAETLTALVRDAHRLGRRVAAHAHGTEGILNCAIAGTDSIEHCSWMGEEDGHRYDEAAVDLMLKKGLYVSHTITGPRTGSSEEVEALMNSEYGERYALLRRTLEEGVRMVISSDAGVPDTRFEDFAGSLVIAVKCCGFSPMGAIIASTSRAAEMLGMGDQVGSLEPGRLADILAVDGDPLQDISAICRIAGVFKDGRRFV
- a CDS encoding oxygenase MpaB family protein; the encoded protein is MSIPEAYRPGYRQAYAVDVETADNYVAHTLVGDPVMDAVVEDLVSIPQQQVHKFIRAGMEEDPDGLRTAPQSLRDFFFDAPQPDPEWLDHEAFMPGIRAFQRNAVRILSAFVTGVLIDGFSTLISTSFVQTGRIFNNGVWRLKQNNRHQMEIFFPGGLRRYGDGWKLSVRIRFVHAQVRYLLSKSDNWNQGALGCPISAAHLGYAVVCFATRTVKHSESLGAHFRIDERASFHDVWRYAGYLMGIPETILFSDEQHANQIYRIGSICEPSPGQDAILMANALINSAPLVAGIKDTQERRNLVKKVIYPVSRALIGKHLADNLKFPANRMPLSLVWYRLDQFVKRMGAWLRRAPPSDFATLLKASAYNEAGLTYRLPDQIHDEEGSKW
- the solA gene encoding N-methyl-L-tryptophan oxidase, producing MSPRSAKSAHYDAIVVGGGIVGVSTAYVLARRGLSVLLLERYAPVHEHGSSHGDSRMIRFDYEENGYVEMAARAFRAWEDLAKRLGRPVFKRTGICNLAPAGAAVLETLETRLRECGLPFERLARANFAHRFPQLSLPPHSEAIYQPDSAVLFADEVVRNLWDCVVEDGVDALTETEVASIVPAEERVEVTAADGRSWSGTFLVLATGSWTDRWLNALGIDVDLVVTRELLAYFPQAGPVPHEAGAMPNVIDYHTSDPFYCVPQVRVPGVKAGCHRTGRVVKADDPVEVDDANLEAVRAFIGRRCPHLSRDPVAVKHCLYTNSADFHFILDRHPDYANVVLAAGFSGHGFKFGPVLGEILAARLFDETPPVDTNLFGLERFSSQRVLKPRTLA
- a CDS encoding Gfo/Idh/MocA family oxidoreductase, giving the protein MAIRMAQYGTSHGHAAGKLQSMLTHPEVECAGVYEPDAGRRSALEHADGPYADVRWFDRVEDMLGDPDLAAVASEGRNDESLAQTEEIVRAGKHAWYDKPAGDDWPAWQGVVGLAEKASLQVQMGYMFRYHDGFRKIADWARSGMLGSVFSIRAHMSTNVPVSSREVISAHRGGIFYDLAGHMLDQVVWILGRPSRVTAFLRNETGDVPAFADNGLGVFEYEHAMATVDIAAMEPSPPARRYEVYGTEGSAILIEPFEPGTEIRLVLNEAAGGYPAGESRVPVVGRSRQALYDLELVSFLKTISGEQPPDRPLSHELLVQETLLRATRGLS
- a CDS encoding phytanoyl-CoA dioxygenase family protein, whose translation is MSLTQAQIDNFRTVGFLNVGRVYTDEEADALRDRLMTVMAGTSRGKAEAVRNIAGEELEAERDVVIQVVNTWQADDGFRVHLYHPEICRMACELIGTDVLRVWHDQIQYKPPRRGGATDWHQDHPYWPIIQPADLVSAWVALDDATVENGCMRMVPRSHHWGPHKGGTIGTNEDGFTPDPDRSLIPDGEEVEIVPCEVKKGECMFHHCLTWHGSPPNPTDNGRPAIAVHYMPGWTRYEPSRSHIMERRVDVEPGDLLTGHYFPTVWDHGPVEPQAQWSEEASSGGQRRETG
- a CDS encoding mandelate racemase/muconate lactonizing enzyme family protein, giving the protein MPETAEIASNVNTASRPGALRITDLRTVTIGASTIIRLDTNQDIHGLGEVRDGASKTYALALKSRILGENPCDVDRVFRKIRQFGHHARQAGGVCAIEMALMDLAGKAYGVPAYQLAGGKFRDRVRIYCDTTSTPNAEEMGRRLKERMDRGFTFLKMDVGIGLLKNTPGTLSAPSGMLDTLHIMHPFTGIRLTDKGIGLLSDYVAGVRDIVGYEIPLAVDHFGHIGVEDCIRLGKALDRYNLAWYEDMVPWQFTEQYVRLRDACDTPICTGEDIYLREGFMDLFENRAISVCHPDLATSGGILETKKIGDTAQEYGIPMALHMSAMPVAQMASVHCAAATENFIALEHHHVDVPWWDDLVTGLPKPSVQEGFMTVPDAPGLGIELNEEAIREHISEKDPGYFEPTDEWNALRSHDRLWS
- a CDS encoding phytanoyl-CoA dioxygenase family protein, which codes for MNIPAVQAAPDPFEPEPYLALTEAQRQQFDEDGFILIEDALSPDHVDRLISVVEELNEKHRKSHGTAQDAAYQIRNALTQHDELFALIEYPKILPMVVDVMGVNIQIRTSHVDVRPPMKDHVEGELGAAGGFFPWHSDAPNYGYPITNGIVPFLEVKVGYYLTDLTEHNSGAICVVRGSHLRSPELIHDPDYHIDPADIVEVNVRPGTAMVWRTALWHCLTPNLSDHSRKCLYYGYNYRWARPGDYDRQDAELLARCTPVQRQLLGSNTTEDGVVYQDGDPAHPASRYWRPEPGDVPLEAWAENLMKKKRTREWRRWKRRNTLPDGAVGSPVVEG
- a CDS encoding phytanoyl-CoA dioxygenase family protein gives rise to the protein MTEAEIFEFDLNGVIIYRDLLTPDQVDHMNGILDGHLTEESFNFPFLHLDPVFLDVMAHPRTLNILKTMIGGWLRLDHAYGLQMDTRSEERGDMRPNLHGGPLEDNGEHHYQWFNGKMYNGLTVVMYALKDVNPGDGGFICVPGSHKTNMDFKPPADSHLVVNPSLKAGDMLIFTEALVHGTDTWTSRDKRRSLLYKYSPGHSTWAIPERWEKLQALAANDLQRDLLRAPSIEGRTPVEIPDA
- a CDS encoding phytanoyl-CoA dioxygenase family protein, which codes for MTEAEIFEFDLNGYIVYKDMLTRDRVDYLNGILDRHLTDETHGFQFLTLDPVFMELMAHPRTLRIIRTMIGEWMRLDHAYGLQMDRLSVERGHVKPNLHGGLRHDHGEHQYQWFDGKMYNGLIVVMYALEDINPGDGGLICVPGSHKSNFRYRPPVDSHLVANPSFMAGDMLIFTEALVHGTTTWTSDRRRRALLYKYSPGYSAWASADGLDDARDLAANDLQRDLLRPPSVGRRTPVEIPDD